The genomic segment ATGTTCCTTTGCTCACAGAACTTGCTGGAGTTTACAATATCTCGACAGGAGTTGTTTACTATACTGATGCCACTATAGAAAGGGTAGGGTTGCTTTGGAATTACTATAAGAGTAGTTCTGACGATGAAATGTATTACAGGCGTCATTTTAGATTTAATGAAATAGATATATCCGACAATGGCAGAAAGATTGTAAGGGGGATAAAACAGGTTTTACCTTCCTGTACTATGATTGCATTAACTTATTTGTATAAAACACATCTTAAGGATTAAAGAAAGTGGGCATGAACATTAGACTTCTTTCGAAATTCGCTTTGATTGAGAAAGTTGACGATTTTTGAGCAGATTTTTCGTCAAATTTTGAGAGAATATGTAATCATATGGTCGAAAAATTTGCCGATAAAGATGCTAAAAATGGCAATTTTAACATTCAAATGGAGTTTCGAAAGAAGTCTATTACGCATAATAAATCCAACTAGCCTTTAAAGTTGTTCTTACTCAGCTATAAGAGAAACGTTTACAGGGGTAAATAGATACCGATTCTCGTATACTCTATCGTTAGGCCTGCTCAAACACCATTTATCTGAACTTTTTGTAAGTGATACGAGGATACGATCCCCTATAACAAAAGGAATCCTGCTCGTTGTTTTCCAAATAGAATTATCTGAGAGGTAAACGTAGTATTCTTTTTCCCAGAACCAAGAATTTTCTAGAGGTACTTTTTCAATGTTGATCACTTGGGGATATACTGCCGGAGAATTTATGTTCAGATAGAATGTTAACATATCAAATTTTGTCTTAAAATCTGGTGTGTACAAAATGAGTTTTCTACCTGAAAAGTAGGTGAATAGCTCATTTCCGATAGCAAGCATTTTTTCAATTTCACCATAATTGCACCATTGATAATTCAAACGTGCAGTTGCCTGCGTATCATCGCTCAAAGTGAGATGGACGACGATACCTTTCATTTCATAGGAGTAATCCACAGACTTTACATAGCGACGGTACTGGTTTCCATCCACGGAAATGGTATCTGCACAAAGGTTCAAAGCGAAAGTAATGAGTAGCACAAGTAATAAAGTTATTTTGTTCAACATGATGCTTCTTTATATTTAAAGTGAATTTTTATTCTTTCGGCGTTAATACAACATTTATAGGGGTAAATAAAAACGGGCCCTCATATACACTTTTTCTGCTCAAACACCATTCATCATTATTTTTTGTAAGTGAAACTAGGATATGGTCTCCAATATTAAATGGAATTTTGCTGGTTGTTTTCCAAATGGAGTTATCGGAGAGAAAAAGGTAATATTCTTTTTTATAGAACCAAGATCCTTCAAGCCGTCTTTCTTCAATCTTGATCACTTGCGGAAATGAGTGGGATGTATAGATCTTCTGATAGAAAGATAATAGATCATAGGGTGAGTCACAAAGTTGAGAGTCTACTAATATTCTTCTTCCAAAGTTGGAGCGTAGGAAGATTTCAGTTCCTATAGCAAGCAACTTTTCCACCTTATCCAAATCATCAGACCTTTCATAATAAAAGCGAGCTATCCATTGGGTATCATCGCTCAAAGTGAGATGGACTACGATACCTTTCATTTCATAGGAGTAATCCACAGACTTTACATAACGACGGTACTGGTTTCCATCGATAGTGATGCCGTCAGATTGTATGTTTGTGCGGTTTTCAGCATGTATATTTGCTGTGAGTGTAAAAAGAAAAGCCAATAATAAAAGTAATTTATTCAACATAACTAACCATTAATTTTTTAATAAATATAATGGTTAGTTTGTATGATGGCAAGTTAATCGTTGGAGTTTTTAACTATACGTATCAAAAGGCATAGTAATAAATAGTCCCATAATCACCACTAAGGAATAGACAAACATATTGTATGCCCAGCGGGTATTTTGGTTATCCTTATTATCAAATCCTGTAATACATAGACCCATCCAACTTAATCCTAGCAACGATGCAAAAATTCCGTAAACATACCCGGTATATCCTGCAAGAGATAGGGAAACGGCAGAAACGATAAATGCTATGATATAGATGAGCATCTGCACTTTGGTCGCATACATTCCTTTCACTAGGGGTAAAACAGGAATTTGGGCTGCGGAGTAATCTTTTAATCGATAAATAGATATCGCAAAAAAGTGGGGCATTTGCCATAGCAACATGATCGTAAACAAAATTAAGGCACCTAAATCCAGTGTATTGCTTGCTGCTGCATAGCCAACGACAGGGGGGACTGCACCGGCAATACTGCCGACAATAGTTCCGTAGAAAGAACGGTATTTCAAAATGGCATACAACACCAAGTACACTATAAAGCCGGTAAGCGTGACTAAAACAGTTAACACATTGGTATAGTAACCTAATACAAAGATACCGATAATCCCTAATATAGCACCGAAGATAAGGGCATTTAGATTGGGGATGGCTCCTGTTGCTAAAGGGCGATTTTTTGTGCGGGCCATCTTTGCATCCATGGCCCGGTCTATGTAGTTATTGAAAACCCCGGCAGAGGCTATGACCAGGCCCAGTCCGATAAGGGTATACATAAACAATAGATAGTCTAAATGACCTTTGGAGGCTAGAGCAAATCCACCTGCAGTCGTCACAATATTGCCAAGGATGATGCCCGGTTTTGTCAGCATATAATAAGTTTTAAGCATTCTACTTTCCTTCTTGGGTCGGCATTTTCATATTTTCATCCATGTTGTAGTTTAAGTGATACATGATCCAGAACGTGCCGATGACAAGTATGAACATGATTAGAAGCATGAAGAGGAAAGAATATAGGTTCCATTGCGGAGAGGCTTCTTTTCCGATATGGAAGAAAAAGATCATCTGAACAATGAATTGAACGACAGCTAACCCTATGATCGCAAGGACAAGGTTCCAGCCTTCAAAAACATGCTCTGAAGCAAGATAAAATGCGGTCAATGTCAATAGTAGGGATAGGACAAATCCGAAGATATAGTCTTTTAATGTACCGTGGGGTCCAATTTTATTGAGGTCAATAGTTTCTGGGGGATGTCTCACTGCTATTTTACTCCCATTAAATACACAAAAGTAAAGATGAATATCCAAATAAGATCTAAGAAGTGCCAAAACAAGCTTAAGCAAGTCATTCGTCTAAAGGTAGGGTACGTTAGCCCTTTTCTCAGGACTTGATAGATCATGACCAAGATCCATAGCAACCCAAAGGTAATATGCAGTCCGTGGGTGCTGACCAGAGTAAAGAATGAGGATAGAAACGCGCTTTGCTGCCAGCTATGTCCTTCCTCTATCATATGGGTAAATTCCGTTAGTTCCATCGCTAAGAAGGAAGCCCCAAGGATAAAGGTCACAGCGAGCCAAATGACAACATGGTTGGCGTTTTTCTTATAGAGGGAAAGCATGGCCAAGCCGCAAGTAAGGC from the Parachlamydiales bacterium genome contains:
- the cyoE gene encoding heme o synthase; translation: MLKTYYMLTKPGIILGNIVTTAGGFALASKGHLDYLLFMYTLIGLGLVIASAGVFNNYIDRAMDAKMARTKNRPLATGAIPNLNALIFGAILGIIGIFVLGYYTNVLTVLVTLTGFIVYLVLYAILKYRSFYGTIVGSIAGAVPPVVGYAAASNTLDLGALILFTIMLLWQMPHFFAISIYRLKDYSAAQIPVLPLVKGMYATKVQMLIYIIAFIVSAVSLSLAGYTGYVYGIFASLLGLSWMGLCITGFDNKDNQNTRWAYNMFVYSLVVIMGLFITMPFDTYS
- the cyoD gene encoding cytochrome o ubiquinol oxidase subunit IV → MRHPPETIDLNKIGPHGTLKDYIFGFVLSLLLTLTAFYLASEHVFEGWNLVLAIIGLAVVQFIVQMIFFFHIGKEASPQWNLYSFLFMLLIMFILVIGTFWIMYHLNYNMDENMKMPTQEGK
- the cyoC gene encoding cytochrome o ubiquinol oxidase subunit III produces the protein MTVRKADAHNTTELQLETYRKVELGFWLYLMTDCILFSMLFATYGVLHTGVADGPTAKEIFSLPYALVETLILLTSSLTCGLAMLSLYKKNANHVVIWLAVTFILGASFLAMELTEFTHMIEEGHSWQQSAFLSSFFTLVSTHGLHITFGLLWILVMIYQVLRKGLTYPTFRRMTCLSLFWHFLDLIWIFIFTFVYLMGVK